One Actinomycetospora corticicola genomic window, CTGGCGGCGCGGCCACGGGCCCGGGCACGGCGGGTCCTCGGCTCGGATCTCGGCGGCGCGCGACACGAGCCAGCCGGGTTCGAGGACCTCGCAGGGCGACCACGACGTCGGGCCCCAGGTCAGGCCGCAGCGCTCGGTGGTGGTCGCGACGAGACGGTCGAGCGTGCCGCGCAGCACGTCGGTGGCGGCCGTCGCGGCGAGCGCGTCGAGGTCGACGGGATGGGCCTCCCGGCCGTCGCGGGTCGTCTGCCCCACGAAGAAGTGCACGTGCGGGCGGAGGCCGTTGGTGCGCGGGACGCGCTCCTCGACGATGTGGGTGATCCTCAACCGCGCGGTGTCGGCCACGTCGGGCCCGGTCACCGCCGCCATCGCGGCCTGCAGGTGCCGGGCGGTCTCGCGGGCCTCGTCGACGAAGACCGCGCGCAGGACGGCGACGTCGGCGGCGTGCCCGGTCGACTCGAGCATCGTCATGTAGACCGCGAGCGAGAGCGGCATCGACAGCGTCAGGTCGAGCGCGTCGTCCGGCGGGAATCCCGTGACCTGGTCGAAGAGCGGCGCGGGGTGCGGAAGCACCACGGCGACCACCCCCTCGTGTCGGCCCCTGGAACGGTACGGCGGCCCGGGCGTGCCCGCCGGACGATCGTGGTCGGTGACGGTCGTCAGGGCCGCGTGCGGCGCGGTGTCGCCGAGCGGGGCGGCGCCGCGCGCATGTGGTCGCGCACCGGCGTGAGCAGGTCGGTGAGGGTCCGGGCGTCGTCCTGGGAGAGCCGGTCGAACAGCAGTCGCTCGACGACGGCCTCGTGACCGGGCAGCACGGCGTCCACCAGGGCGCGCCCGGCGTCGGTGATCGCGATGGTGACGCCGCGCTCGTCGTCGGGAGTCCGATTCCGGACGACGAGCCCGGCCTTCTCCAGCAGCCCCGCCTGGTAGGTCAGTCCGCTGCGGCTGAAGACGATCGCGTCGGCGAGGTCGGTCATGCGTCGGCTGCCGGCGGGGGAGAGCTGGAGCCGCCGCAGGATCTGGAAGCGCACGAAGGTCAGGTCGCCGTCGGCCTGCAGCTGCTGCTCGATGGCGTGGCGCAGCAGGCCGGACACCTCGATCAGCGCGAAGTAGGCGCCGAGCCGGACCGGGTCGACGTCGTGCTGCGGCTCGGACACGCGTCGAGTGTCACCTTGCTTCGAGTTCGAAGCAACTCTAGGGTCGTCCATGTGCTTCGAGTTCGAAGCGCTGTGGGACGACGAGGAGCGAGGCGCGCGATGAAGGCAGTGCGGTTCCACGAGTACGGCGGCCCCGAGGTGCTGCGTTACGAGGACGTGGAGCAGCCCGTCCCCGGGGCCGGTCAGGTCCGCGTGCGCGTGGCGGGGACGTCGTTCAACCCGGTCGACGACGGCATCCGCGGCGGCTACCTGCAGGGCCCGTTCCCGGTGGCGCTCCCGCACGTGCCCGGCATCGACGTCGCGGGCACGGTCGACGCGCTCGGGGACGGCGTCGAGGGTCTGCGGGTCGGCGACGAGGTGGTGGGCTTCCTGCCGATGGTGGACGACGGGGCGTCCGCGGAGTTCGTCGTGACCCCGGCCGAGGTCCTCACCGCCGCGCCCCGCGGCCTCCCGCTGGCCGACGCGGCGGCCCTGCCGGAGGTGGGGCTGACCGCCCGTCAGGCCGTGGTCGAGGACGCGGCCGTGCGCGCCGGTCAGCGCGTGCTGGTCAACGGCGCCGGCGGGGCCGTCGGCGGCTACGCCGTGCAGCTCGCGAAGCGCGCCGGGGCCCACGTCGTGGCCACCGGCAGCCCACGCAGCGCCGGGCGCCTGCGCGCGCTCGGGGCCGACGAGGTCGTCGACCACACCGCGGGTGCCGTGGCCGACGCCGTGACCGAACCCGTCGACGTCCTGCTCAACCTGGCACGGCTGACCCCCGAGGCGTTCCGGGCGCTCGTCGGTCGGGTGCGCGACGGCGGCGTCGTGGTGAACACCGTGCCCGCGTCCCCGGCCCCGGCCGACGAGGCCCGCGGGGTGCGGGCGGTGGAACTCTTCGTCCGCAACGACGCCGCGGCGCTGGCCGAGCTGGTGGGTCTCGTCGAGCGGGGCGAGCTGACCGTCGACGTCGACCGACGGGTGCCGCTGGCCGAGCTCGCCGGCGTCCACGCCGAGGCCGACGCGGGCACCCTGCGCGGGAAGGTCGTCGTCGTCCCGGAGTGAGGGGTCAGGCCGCCGTCGCCCGTGGATCGTCTCGACGGGCGACGTGACCCGCCCCGATGTCCACTTCACGCCGGATCGACGGCCCCGGATCCGTAGGCTGGCCGCCGTGGACAGCGGGACGACGCCGGGGCACGGCCGCAGCGGTGCGATCGCCTCGACGACCCGTGTCGAGGCGGTGGCCGCCACCGGGCTCCTGGACACCGAGCCCGAGGAGTCCTTCGACCGGCTGACCCGGCTCGCCGCCGCCCTGCTGGACGCCCCGATGGTGTTCGTGACGCTGGTCGACGAGCGCCGGTCGTACTGGAAGAGCACCACCGGTCTGGACGCCGGACCGCCCGAGCACCGGCAGAACCTCGTCGAGGAGTCGTTCTGCCGCTTCGTGGTGGAGGCCGACGCCGAGCAGGTCGTCACCGACACGCGCGCCGACCCCCGCACGCGCGGAATGGCCGCCGTGGGCGTCCTGGACATCGGCGCGTGGGTGGGCCTCCCCATCCGCTCGCAGGACGGCGAGGTGCTCGGGACGTTCTGCGCGATGGACACGCGCGCGCGGGAGTGGGGCGCGCAGGACCTGGACGTGCTCCGCACGCTCGCCCAGGCGGCGGGCGGGGAGATCGCGCTGCGGGTC contains:
- a CDS encoding MarR family transcriptional regulator produces the protein MSEPQHDVDPVRLGAYFALIEVSGLLRHAIEQQLQADGDLTFVRFQILRRLQLSPAGSRRMTDLADAIVFSRSGLTYQAGLLEKAGLVVRNRTPDDERGVTIAITDAGRALVDAVLPGHEAVVERLLFDRLSQDDARTLTDLLTPVRDHMRAAPPRSATPRRTRP
- a CDS encoding NADP-dependent oxidoreductase, producing MKAVRFHEYGGPEVLRYEDVEQPVPGAGQVRVRVAGTSFNPVDDGIRGGYLQGPFPVALPHVPGIDVAGTVDALGDGVEGLRVGDEVVGFLPMVDDGASAEFVVTPAEVLTAAPRGLPLADAAALPEVGLTARQAVVEDAAVRAGQRVLVNGAGGAVGGYAVQLAKRAGAHVVATGSPRSAGRLRALGADEVVDHTAGAVADAVTEPVDVLLNLARLTPEAFRALVGRVRDGGVVVNTVPASPAPADEARGVRAVELFVRNDAAALAELVGLVERGELTVDVDRRVPLAELAGVHAEADAGTLRGKVVVVPE